The segment GGTTCACCAGTCGTGGCGCCGAGATCACGAGCTGGGAGCTGACGCGGTATTTGACGGCCGATCCGAAGAACGCCAAGCCGGTTGAACTCGTCCACCAGGAGGGCAAGTTCCGAGGCCCTCTCACTCTGCAGTCGGGAGACGCAGGGCTGAACGCCAAGCTGCGCGAAGGGCTCTATCAGGTGGAGCGGGACTTCACCACGCTGGACGAAGCGCACCCGACCGGCCATCTCACCTTTACGTACCAGACGCCCGACCAGGTCGCGCGCGTGACCAAGTCGTTGACCTTTCGCCACAACAGCTATCTGGTGGACATTGCGGTGAAGGCCGAGGGACTGTCGGGCCCCATTGATCTGGGCCTGGGCACCAACTTCGGCGTGACCGAATGGGGCGAGGGGTTCATCGGGTTGATCGGCCCCGCCACCTGGGTGGACGACAAGTTGGAGAAAGACACCCCGGAGACGGAGGTGGAGCGCAAGGGCGTCGTCCGCTGGGTGGCTTTGCAGGATAAGTATTTCTTGAGCGTCCTGATCCCGTCCGGCGCCGCCGCGGCCCTGGTCAAGAAGGAGGGGGACAAGCTGGTCTCGGCCGGCGTCCGGTTCGCTCCTGCGCCGGCGGGTGTCGCCGAGTTGTCCGCGCGACTGTATGCGGGGCCCAAGGAATACGATACGCTCAAGGTCATGAACCTGGGCTTGGAAGACACGATCGACTTCGGTTGGTTCATCTTCGGGAGTTGGAGCATCGTCAAGGCCGTGGCCAAACCGATCTTTTATGTCCTGCGCACGATCAACGAAATCACGCACAACTATGGGATCACGATCATTCTCCTGACCGTGGGCATCAAGCTGCTGTTCGTCCCGCTCCAATACAAGAGCTACAAGTCCATGAAGGAGATGCAGCTCATCCAGCCCAAGGTGGTGGCCATCCAAAGCAAGTACAAGGACGACCGGGAGCGGCTCAACCAGGAACTGATCAAGCTGTACCGCGATCACAAGGTCAACCCGGTAGGCGGCTGCCTGCCCATGGTCCTGCAGATGCCGGTGTTCGTGGCGCTGTTCAACATTCTCTATATGACGATCGACTTGCGCCAGGCCCCCTTCCTGCTCTGGATCACCGATCTCTCGGTGCAGGACCCCTACTACGTGCTCCCGATCATCATGGGCGTCTCGATGGTGGTGCAGCAGAAGATCATGCCGACCACGATGGACCCCACCCAGGCCAAGATCATGCTGCTGATGCCGGCCTTCATGACCATTTTGTTCGTCACCTTTCCGGCCGGTCTGGTGCTGTACTGGTTGACCAACAACGTGCTCACCATCACCCAGCAATTCGTCACGGACCGGTACGTCTACAAGCAACCCACCTTCTCGACCTCCTTCGAGCCGGCCTCCGGCGGCGCCGACGGCGAGAGCCAGAAGCCGACGGGCAAACGTAAAAAAGACAAGGGTTCCGAGAAAGTCGAAGACGGCGGTCAGATCGAGACGTGAGCTGGGCCCATGGCCAGAGCACTGCTGGATACGATCTATGCCATTGCGACCCCCGTGGGAGAGGGCGGGATCGGCATCCTGCGCCTGAGCGGGGAAAAGGCCCTGGATGTGGTCGCCGGGATTGTCCGGCTCCGATCCGGCCTTGCCCTTATTTCCGCCCGCAGCCATCATCTCTATCACGCCGACGTCCTTGAGGCGGCCGCTGCGCCGAACGGCCAGGCGGACTCCTCGCGCCCGATCGATGAAGTGCTGGTGGCAGTCATG is part of the Nitrospirota bacterium genome and harbors:
- a CDS encoding membrane protein insertase YidC, with translation MEKRVILFLIVSLVIIVGYEFLLKELGLAPPPQQTVDEDRSAPAKTQASSPVDPGPRPAPAATSAAPGAPGTLGEPSGSPAVSSQSSEQVVDVATNLFHVRFTSRGAEITSWELTRYLTADPKNAKPVELVHQEGKFRGPLTLQSGDAGLNAKLREGLYQVERDFTTLDEAHPTGHLTFTYQTPDQVARVTKSLTFRHNSYLVDIAVKAEGLSGPIDLGLGTNFGVTEWGEGFIGLIGPATWVDDKLEKDTPETEVERKGVVRWVALQDKYFLSVLIPSGAAAALVKKEGDKLVSAGVRFAPAPAGVAELSARLYAGPKEYDTLKVMNLGLEDTIDFGWFIFGSWSIVKAVAKPIFYVLRTINEITHNYGITIILLTVGIKLLFVPLQYKSYKSMKEMQLIQPKVVAIQSKYKDDRERLNQELIKLYRDHKVNPVGGCLPMVLQMPVFVALFNILYMTIDLRQAPFLLWITDLSVQDPYYVLPIIMGVSMVVQQKIMPTTMDPTQAKIMLLMPAFMTILFVTFPAGLVLYWLTNNVLTITQQFVTDRYVYKQPTFSTSFEPASGGADGESQKPTGKRKKDKGSEKVEDGGQIET